CCCAACGGCCCTCAGGTGAACAAAAGGTAAACAAAAGGTTAAGCTCGCTCCGGAACCGAGCGGGTGAAGACGGCTCCGAAACCTATCGCGCAGAGGGTCTTGGCGGCGACACTCGCTCGAGTCCTCGCCCTCACGACAAGGTGAACCCGGCGACAGCGGCTTGGATGATGATGAGAAACTTGTACGGGCGCGCCGCTATACTTTAGGCGTGAAACATGTACTGAAAAGCCTTTTACTTCTGATGCTCGGCGGAACCGCGTCGGCGCAGTTGGCCTTTTTCGAGGTCGCCCGCAGCGGCTCGCCCGCCGAACTGCGTGCGGCGCTGGCGGCGGGCGCAAACGTGAACGTCCTGGACGAATACGGCCAGACGCCGCTCTTCTACGCGGCCGAGTACAACAGCCCCGAGGTGGTGGAGAGCCTCGTCCGGGCGGGCGCCGACGTCAACGCGCGGACGCCCGACGGTTGGACGCCGCTCATGGTCGCCTTTCGCAACACCGCGCACCCTCAGGTGGCCTCGCGGCTCTTCAACCTGGGCGCCAGAGCCGACGCGGTGCGTTACGAGACCTATGCCAACGACGCCCTGGGTTACTCGCTCGTCTATCCCGCGGGCATCCTCGAGCCCCAGGGAGAGTTGGGCGGCGGCGACGGCCAGAGCTTCTTGAGCCGTGACGGCCGAGCCAGGATGCTGGTCTTCAGCCTTCCCGGGGGTTCCCAGAGCCTGGCGGACCTGTACGCGCTCGAGTCCGCCGACACGTCGAGCCGCACCGTGACCTACCAGGTCTTGCGCGACGGCTGGTTTGTGGTTTCGGGCTACGAAGACGACGAGGTCTTCTATCAGAAGACGCTCCTGGCCGGAGAGCGCCTCATCACCGCCGAGCTCAAGTACCATCGCCAGCTCCAAGCCGTCTTCAGCGCCATCACCTCGCAGATCTCCTGGTCGTTTAGTTTGACGCCGGTGAGGGCGCCGGCACCCGCGCAGGCAGCCACGTCCCCGGCGCCGCGGGCGAGCACAACGCCGGCTCCCGAAGAGACGCCGCGGCCTCCGCCCTCACCGGCGCAGACGCCCGGCCCCGCATCCCAGCCCGACACGCCGCCACTCGAGGTGACACCGCCTGCCATGGCGACAGCGCCGGAGCAGACCGACACGCCGCCACTCACGCCTGAACCGGCGCCCCCACGCGAGGAGCCCGCCCCGACAAGCCCACCGATACCAACACCCGCACCAGCACCAGCACCTCCTCGCGAGACGGCCGCCCGCTTTTTCGACGAGGCCTTCCGGCTCGCCGGTGTCCGTGAGGTAAGTTGCAGCGATACGGTGATGGCCGACGCCGCTCCAGGCGGCCTCGAGGTGCGCTGCGGCCGCAAGCATCAGGACGCGGTCGGCTTCAAGGGGACATGGGACCGCGCCGCGGCCGGTTTTACGGCCCTCGAGGCCGTCAGCCCCTGGCAGATTGCGGGCGGCAGCCACTGGCGCGATTACCAGCAGGACGAAAGCAGGATGACGGTCATCTTCAACGACGGCTACATCATCAACGCGGCGGAGGTAATCCTCTACCGGCGCCCCGGCCCTTGACGCCGAACCTCTAGCTCCTGACCTCGACAAGCTCGCTCACGAACTTGCGCTCGGCGGACGCCTTGCTCCAGGGGTCGTCGTAGGCGGCTACCACCTTGTTGTGGAAAAAGTTGTGGAAAAAGTCGATGAGATAGCTTTTGCGTTTAAACGCGAGCAGGGTAGGGTCGAGCGCGCTGCTGGGCATGGGCTCCGTCCACGGGCTTCGTCTTAGATGATGAGTCGAGCCCTCGTCTTGACCATCATACTGGCCTTCATGGTAATGCCAGAAAGGCCTGTCGTGCAGTAAGGTTTAGCGCTGGTTTAAGATAGAGCACTGCAAGACTTAGGGGCTCGAGCTCGAGCCTTTGGAAACTCTTGCAGGAAACCTTTGCAGGAAACCCTTGCAGGAGACCATAGCGAACATGAGGAGGACGACAGGTGGCCAAGCAGTTTAGTGAACTCATCAGGGACAGCGCCTTTGGCGTGGGCAACAGGCGAACGCTCAAGGCGTTCTACGGCGAGGTCAGGGAGGCCGTCAAGGCGGGCCGGCTCGTGCTCGAGGGCCACTCGCTGCCCGCCACCATGAACGAGTGGCTTTCGCGGCTGGAGGGCGAGCACAAGCCGCTCGCCAAAGACCAGGAGGTGATCGATTTTTCCCTCGCCGAGGACGACAAGTTCGCGGCCTGGCGCGCGGGTCGCAGCCAGGGGCGCGGGGCGGCGGGCCGGCGAGGCAGCCTCTATCTGAGCGAGGCCTCACGCGACCTGCTGCAAGACATCCAGGCGCTCGCCGGGGCCAAGGACTCGAGCATGGTCGGCGCAAGCAGCAAAAAGGAAGACCTGGTCTCAGCACTGTCCGACCTCCAGGCCGCCGTCTCGGAGTTCTTGAGCACCTACGAGCGGGTGCGCGGCCCGCTGCGTCTGCCCGACCCAGCGCTCGAGCTCAGCAGGGTCAAGGTCAGAAAGGCGAGCAAGGTCGGCCGCGGCAAGGAGAGCGCGTGAACGCCGCCTCCGTCATCATCGGCCTGGTGGCGCTCGTCATCGCGCTGGTCGGCTTTATCCCGCTGTTGGGCTGGCTCAACTGGCTGGTTCTGCCCGGCGCGGTGGTCGGCCTGGTCCTCGGCCTGATGAGCCGTCAGACGAGCGGGCGCAACATCAACCTGGTGGTCATCGTGCTGGCGCTCTTTCGCCTCTCCTTGGGCGGCGGCATCCTCTAGGGTCGAACATAGGGTCAAACAGAAGACCCCGCCGCCCATTCCGAACGGTCAGGATGGTGTCATGGGGCCGCTTGAAAGGACAGTTTATGAGGACAATTGTCCTCATCAAGTTGTGGCCGTTTCTGCCATAATCAGGGGATGCTCTTGAGGTATGTACCGCCGGGACATGCACAGCCGAGGCAGCCATGGTGACGCCGACTCTGCCCATCGCCTTTGTGGCCGGGCTCTTGTCGTTTCTGTCGCCCTGCGTCCTGCCGCTGGTGCCGTCCTACCTCGCCTACGTCGGCGGCAGTGTCGGCGGCAGTGGCGGCGCCGGGGACGGCCGGCGGCTCCTCGTCTTGCGCAACAGCCTCTTTTTCGTCCTGGGCTTCTCGCTGGTCTTCGTGGCCCTGGGCGCCTCGGCGAGCGCGCTGGGCTCCTTGCTGCTCGACTACCGCTACACGCTGATCACCGTCGCCGGCGTGCTGATCGTCTTTTTCGGGCTGATGATGCTGGGGCTTTTCAAGCTGCCCATCTTCTACCGCGAGTTCCGCTTCAGGTTCCGGGGCGACGCCGCCACGCCGCTCGGCGCCACGCTGCTGGGCGCCGCCTTCGGCATCGGCTGGACGCCCTGCATCGGGCCGGTCCTGGGCGCCATCCTGACCCTGGCGGGCGCTACCGGCACGCTCTCGCAAGGCGTCACCCTGCTGGCGGTCTATGCGCTCGGCCTGGCCGTGCCGTTTCTGCTGGCCGCGCTGGCCGTGGGCAGCTTCGGGCGCTTCTACGAACGCTTCCGGCATTACCTGCCCTGGGTCGAGCGGGCGGCGGGGAGCCTCCTGGTCGTGGTCGGGGTCCTCATGCTGAGCGGCTACTACACTTGGCTGAACAGCTACTTCATCCGCTTCACGCCGTCCTGGCTCTGGCCCTACTTGTGAGCGAAGTCTCCGCAAGCGCATGAAGGCGGTGGAACTGGTGGGCGTGTCGCGGCGCTACGGGCGCAACTATGTCTTGAAAGACGTCAACCTGACCGTGGGCGAGGGCAAGGCGGTGGTGCTTCGCGGCGGCAACGGCGCGGGCAAGACCACCCTCTTGCGCGTCCTGGCGACGACGCTCCGGCCCAGCCGCGGCTGGGGCCGCGTCTTCGGCTTCGACCTCATCAAGGCCGGCCCGGAGGTGCGGCGGCGGGTCGCCTATCTGGGCGTCCTCGGCGGCTCCTACGGCGGCCTCACCGCCGCGGAGAACCTGCGCCTGGCCGCGATACTCTACGGCAAGGACGGCTCGAGCCGCACGCTCGAGGCCTTGCTTGGTCGCGTCGGCCTCGCGGGCGCGCGCGACAAGCCCGCGCGGGCCTTCTCGAGCGGCATGAGAAAGCGCCTGGCGCTGGCCCGGCTGCTCCTCGCCGACGCCCGGCTCCTGCTCCTGGACGAGCCCTACGCGACCCTCGACGAGGACGGCAAGAGGCTCGTCGACGAGGTGCTCCATAGCGCCAAGGGCGAGGGCAAAACGGTGGTGATGGCCTCGCACGACCTGGAGCGCGCCACGCTGCTGGCCGACAGCGCCCTGATGATCGAAGGCGGCCGCCTCTGGCTGGACGACGCTCCGGCGTCCCCGCCCACAGCCGTCATGGCGGTGGGGCGTGGCTGAGCTGAGCGCCATCCTGGCCGTGGCCGGCAAGGACCTCAGGCTCGAGCTGCGCAGCAAGAGCACGCTGGTGGCGACGGTCTTCTTCTCGAGCATCGTCTTGGTGGTCCTGGCCTTCGCCATCGGGCCGGACCTGAACGCGCTTAGGAACGCCGCCCCCGGCGTGCTCTGGGTGACCCTGGTCTTCGCCGGCGTCATCTCCGCGGCGCAGAGCTATCAGGCGGAACTCGAGGGCGAGGCCTTTGAACAGCTCCTCCTCTACCCCGTGCCGCGCGGCGCCCTCTTTCTCGGCAAGCTGCTCGCCAACTGGCTCTTCATGAGCGCGCTCGGCCTGGTCGTCCTGCCGCTCAGCGCGCTGCTCTTCGGCCTGCCCCTGGGGGCCGACTGGCTCTGGCTCGTTCTCACCATTCTCCTGGGCACCTTGGGCTTTGCCATCGTCGCCACCTTCTACGCCGCCCTGACCGCCAACTTGCGGGCGCGCGAGAGCCTCCTGCCGGTCCTGATGTTCCCAGTGGTGGTGCCGGTCCTGATGGCGGCGGTCAGGGCGACGGGTGAAATCGCTCAGCTGGGCAACCTAGGCATGGCCAAAGCTTGGCTACAATTGTTGGTGGGGTTCAACCTCATCTATTTTGTGCTCTGTACGGCCATTTTTCACTTCGTGGTAGAGGAGTAAGGGGATATGAAACAAGACGCGGCTTCACGCCCTCTCGCCGGCCTGAACACCGGCCTGAACACCGGCCTGAACACCAGGCGCCCGCTGTGGCTCAAAGTCTTTGGACTTTTCATCCTGGCGCTCTTCGGCTACGGCTTCTACCTGGCCCTCCTCGCCTCGCCGCCCGACGTAAACCAGGGAGAGCTCATCCGCATCATGTACGCGCACGTCTCGGTCGCCTGGGTCTGCTTTTTGGCGGTCTTCATCGCCGCCTTTTTCGGCGCGCTCTACCTCTGGCGCGGCCGCAAGATGGACGACGTCATCAGCGCGGCTTCGGCCGAGCTGGCGCTGTTCTTCGCGGCGCTCACCATCTTAGGCGGCATGATCTACGCCCGGCCGACCTTCAACATCTGGTGGACCTGGGACGCCAAGCTGACCGCCACGGCGCTGCTCTTTTTCCTGCTGGTGGGCTATTTTATCGTGCGCGGGCTGATCGACGACCCCGAGCGGCGCGCTCGCGTGGCCGCGGTCGTGGCCATCATCGCCATGGCCGACGTGCCCATCATCTACTTCGCCGCCGAGTGGTGGCGCACCCTGCACCCGCCGCTCACCGTCCGGCTCGACGGCGCCGGGGTGTCGATGGACCCCAGGATGCTCTACGTCTTGCTGTTTAACGTCGCGGTGGGCGCGCTCGTCTTTATCTACCTGATGATCGAGCGCGTCCGCATCGGTCGGCTGGAAGCGCGCCTCGAGAAGCGCGAAGACGACAAGGCCCTCAGCGGGGAGGTCATCCATGCTTAGTCTGACACCGTGGGAGTGGGTGGCCCTGGCCTGGGGACAGCTCATCCTCTTCTACCTGGGCTACCTGGGCTACCTGAACTGGCGCTACCAGAGCGTCAAGCGCAGGCTCGAGGACGAGGCGTGAAGCGGCTCGCCTACAGCGTCGCCGGCTTGACGGTGGTGGTCGTCGCCGGCTTGATGATCGTTCAGGCGCTAAGCTCGAGCCTGGTCTACTTCATCCTGCCGAGCGAGTACGAGGCGCACGCCAGCGACTACGAGGCGCGCCGCTTCCGCCTGGGCGGCTTCGTCGAGGCGGGCAGCGTGCGGTTCGACAGCCACAACCTGCTCCTCAGCTTCAACATCACCGACTCGGTCAAGACCTATCCGGTCGAGCACCGCGGCACCGCGCCCGAGATGTTCCGCGAGGGCATGGGCGTGGTGGTCGAGGGCAACTTTCA
This genomic interval from Deinococcota bacterium contains the following:
- a CDS encoding ankyrin repeat domain-containing protein codes for the protein MKHVLKSLLLLMLGGTASAQLAFFEVARSGSPAELRAALAAGANVNVLDEYGQTPLFYAAEYNSPEVVESLVRAGADVNARTPDGWTPLMVAFRNTAHPQVASRLFNLGARADAVRYETYANDALGYSLVYPAGILEPQGELGGGDGQSFLSRDGRARMLVFSLPGGSQSLADLYALESADTSSRTVTYQVLRDGWFVVSGYEDDEVFYQKTLLAGERLITAELKYHRQLQAVFSAITSQISWSFSLTPVRAPAPAQAATSPAPRASTTPAPEETPRPPPSPAQTPGPASQPDTPPLEVTPPAMATAPEQTDTPPLTPEPAPPREEPAPTSPPIPTPAPAPAPPRETAARFFDEAFRLAGVREVSCSDTVMADAAPGGLEVRCGRKHQDAVGFKGTWDRAAAGFTALEAVSPWQIAGGSHWRDYQQDESRMTVIFNDGYIINAAEVILYRRPGP
- a CDS encoding cytochrome c biogenesis protein CcdA, yielding MTPTLPIAFVAGLLSFLSPCVLPLVPSYLAYVGGSVGGSGGAGDGRRLLVLRNSLFFVLGFSLVFVALGASASALGSLLLDYRYTLITVAGVLIVFFGLMMLGLFKLPIFYREFRFRFRGDAATPLGATLLGAAFGIGWTPCIGPVLGAILTLAGATGTLSQGVTLLAVYALGLAVPFLLAALAVGSFGRFYERFRHYLPWVERAAGSLLVVVGVLMLSGYYTWLNSYFIRFTPSWLWPYL
- the ccmA gene encoding heme ABC exporter ATP-binding protein CcmA → MKAVELVGVSRRYGRNYVLKDVNLTVGEGKAVVLRGGNGAGKTTLLRVLATTLRPSRGWGRVFGFDLIKAGPEVRRRVAYLGVLGGSYGGLTAAENLRLAAILYGKDGSSRTLEALLGRVGLAGARDKPARAFSSGMRKRLALARLLLADARLLLLDEPYATLDEDGKRLVDEVLHSAKGEGKTVVMASHDLERATLLADSALMIEGGRLWLDDAPASPPTAVMAVGRG
- a CDS encoding heme exporter protein CcmB, which produces MAELSAILAVAGKDLRLELRSKSTLVATVFFSSIVLVVLAFAIGPDLNALRNAAPGVLWVTLVFAGVISAAQSYQAELEGEAFEQLLLYPVPRGALFLGKLLANWLFMSALGLVVLPLSALLFGLPLGADWLWLVLTILLGTLGFAIVATFYAALTANLRARESLLPVLMFPVVVPVLMAAVRATGEIAQLGNLGMAKAWLQLLVGFNLIYFVLCTAIFHFVVEE
- a CDS encoding cytochrome c biogenesis protein, translating into MKQDAASRPLAGLNTGLNTGLNTRRPLWLKVFGLFILALFGYGFYLALLASPPDVNQGELIRIMYAHVSVAWVCFLAVFIAAFFGALYLWRGRKMDDVISAASAELALFFAALTILGGMIYARPTFNIWWTWDAKLTATALLFFLLVGYFIVRGLIDDPERRARVAAVVAIIAMADVPIIYFAAEWWRTLHPPLTVRLDGAGVSMDPRMLYVLLFNVAVGALVFIYLMIERVRIGRLEARLEKREDDKALSGEVIHA
- the ccmE gene encoding cytochrome c maturation protein CcmE; its protein translation is MKRLAYSVAGLTVVVVAGLMIVQALSSSLVYFILPSEYEAHASDYEARRFRLGGFVEAGSVRFDSHNLLLSFNITDSVKTYPVEHRGTAPEMFREGMGVVVEGNFHGGVFAGDNLLVKHSEVYEAPKDGEPVDIEALRESLR